A single genomic interval of Candidatus Binataceae bacterium harbors:
- a CDS encoding GNAT family N-acetyltransferase: MRFADIRCYESKDAAFLGAVFFAAVRTAGLRDYSQAQVEAWAPAMPDSASFEARAKDGRLILVAVNEADEPIAYGDLKLNGHIDHLYCHPEIIGAGVASALYDRLEQQARARGITRLFVEASEAARRLFFRKGFAQVKRRDFILRGVSIHNYLMEKFFIAPEP, encoded by the coding sequence ATGAGATTTGCAGATATCCGGTGTTATGAGTCGAAGGATGCGGCTTTCCTGGGCGCGGTGTTTTTCGCCGCGGTCCGGACAGCAGGCCTGCGCGATTACAGTCAAGCGCAGGTCGAAGCATGGGCGCCCGCAATGCCGGACTCGGCGAGCTTTGAGGCGCGGGCTAAGGACGGTCGTCTGATTTTGGTCGCGGTCAACGAAGCCGACGAACCGATTGCATACGGAGACCTCAAATTGAACGGGCACATCGACCACTTGTACTGTCACCCGGAAATAATCGGCGCCGGAGTGGCATCCGCATTGTACGACCGGCTGGAACAGCAGGCTCGCGCGCGGGGAATAACCAGGCTCTTTGTCGAGGCCAGTGAGGCCGCGCGCCGGCTGTTCTTCAGGAAGGGCTTCGCCCAGGTGAAACGTCGCGATTTCATCCTGCGCGGCGTGAGCATTCACAATTATCTGATGGAGAAGTTCTTTATCGCGCCAGAGCCCTGA